The following are from one region of the Passer domesticus isolate bPasDom1 chromosome 13, bPasDom1.hap1, whole genome shotgun sequence genome:
- the PPP2R2B gene encoding serine/threonine-protein phosphatase 2A 55 kDa regulatory subunit B beta isoform isoform X2: protein MEEDAETRKISSSFLRDHSYATEADIISTVEFNHTGELLATGDKGGRVVIFQREQESKNQPHRRGEYNVYSTFQSHEPEFDYLKSLEIEEKINKIRWLPQQNAAYFLLSTNDKTVKLWKVSERDKRPEGYNLKDEDGRLRDPSMITVLRVPVLRPMDLMVEATPRRVFANAHTYHINSISVNSDYETYMSADDLRINLWNFEITNQSFNIVDIKPANMEELTEVITAAEFHPHHCNTFVYSSSKGTIRLCDMRTAALCDRHAKFFEEPEDPSNRSFFSEIISSISDVKFSHSGRYIMTRDYLTVKVWDLNMENRPIETYQVHDYLRSKLCSLYENDCIFDKFECVWNGSDSVIMTGSYNNFFRMFDRNTKRDVTLEASRENSKPRAILKPRKVCVGGKRRKDEISVDSLDFSKKILHTAWHPSENIIAVAATNNLYIFQDKVN from the exons CTGACATCATCTCCACTGTTGAGTTCAACCACACTGGAGAGTTACTGGCAACAGGGGACAAGGGGGGCAGGGTTGTAATATTTCAGCGTGAGCAGGAG AGCAAGAACCAGCCCCACCGCAGGGGAGAGTACAATGTCTACAGCACCTTCCAGAGCCACGAGCCTGAGTTCGATTACCTGAAGAGCCTGGAGATTGAGGAGAAGATCAACAAGATCCGATGGCTGCCGCAGCAGAACGCGGCCTACTTCCTGCTCTCCACCAACG ATAAGACTGTGAAGCTATGGAAGGTCAGCGAGCGGGACAAGAGGCCGGAGGGATACAACCTCAAGGATGAGGATGGCCGTCTCCGAGACCCCTCCATGATCACCGTGCTGCGG GTGCCCGTGCTCCGGCCCATGGACCTGATGGTGGAGGCCACTCCCCGGAGGGTGTTTGCCAACGCACACACCTACCACATCAACTCCATCTCCGTCAACAGCGACTACGAGACCTACATGTCAGCGGACGACCTGAGGATAAACCTGTGGAATTTTGAAATCACAAATCAAAGTTTTA ACATCGTGGACATCAAACCGGCCAACATGGAGGAGCTGACGGAGGTGATCACGGCGGCCGAGTTCCACCCGCACCACTGCAACACCTTCGtgtacagcagcagcaagggcaCCATCCGCCTGTGCGACATGCGCACCGCGGCCCTGTGCGACCGCCACGCCAAGT TTTTTGAAGAGCCTGAAGACCCAAGTAACCGgtcatttttttctgagatcATCTCCTCAATCTCTGATGTCAAATTCAGCCACAGTGGAAGGTACATCATGACCCGGGACTACCTCACTGTCAAGGTGTGGGACTTGAACATGGAGAACCGGCCCATTGAGACCTACCAG GTCCACGACTACCTGCGCAGCAAGCTCTGCTCGCTCTACGAGAACGACTGCATCTTTGACAAGTTTGAGTGCGTCTGGAACGGGTCTGACAG TGTCATCATGACCGGCTCCTACAACAACTTCTTCCGCATGTTCGACCGCAACACCAAGCGCGATGTGACGCTGGAGGCGTCGCGGGAGAACAGCAAGCCCCGTGCCATCCTCAAACCCCGCAAGGTCTGCGTGGGTGGAAAGCGCAGGAAAGACGAGATCAGTGTGGACAGTCTGGACTTTAGCAAAAAGATCCTGCACACAGCTTGGCACCCCTCTGAGAACATCATCGCTGTGGCAGCCACGAACAACCTGTACATATTCCAGGACAAGGTTAACTAG
- the PPP2R2B gene encoding serine/threonine-protein phosphatase 2A 55 kDa regulatory subunit B beta isoform isoform X1: protein MTPGFGSLMQDVLWCFGQVKGTIDAGVTESDIISTVEFNHTGELLATGDKGGRVVIFQREQESKNQPHRRGEYNVYSTFQSHEPEFDYLKSLEIEEKINKIRWLPQQNAAYFLLSTNDKTVKLWKVSERDKRPEGYNLKDEDGRLRDPSMITVLRVPVLRPMDLMVEATPRRVFANAHTYHINSISVNSDYETYMSADDLRINLWNFEITNQSFNIVDIKPANMEELTEVITAAEFHPHHCNTFVYSSSKGTIRLCDMRTAALCDRHAKFFEEPEDPSNRSFFSEIISSISDVKFSHSGRYIMTRDYLTVKVWDLNMENRPIETYQVHDYLRSKLCSLYENDCIFDKFECVWNGSDSVIMTGSYNNFFRMFDRNTKRDVTLEASRENSKPRAILKPRKVCVGGKRRKDEISVDSLDFSKKILHTAWHPSENIIAVAATNNLYIFQDKVN, encoded by the exons CTGACATCATCTCCACTGTTGAGTTCAACCACACTGGAGAGTTACTGGCAACAGGGGACAAGGGGGGCAGGGTTGTAATATTTCAGCGTGAGCAGGAG AGCAAGAACCAGCCCCACCGCAGGGGAGAGTACAATGTCTACAGCACCTTCCAGAGCCACGAGCCTGAGTTCGATTACCTGAAGAGCCTGGAGATTGAGGAGAAGATCAACAAGATCCGATGGCTGCCGCAGCAGAACGCGGCCTACTTCCTGCTCTCCACCAACG ATAAGACTGTGAAGCTATGGAAGGTCAGCGAGCGGGACAAGAGGCCGGAGGGATACAACCTCAAGGATGAGGATGGCCGTCTCCGAGACCCCTCCATGATCACCGTGCTGCGG GTGCCCGTGCTCCGGCCCATGGACCTGATGGTGGAGGCCACTCCCCGGAGGGTGTTTGCCAACGCACACACCTACCACATCAACTCCATCTCCGTCAACAGCGACTACGAGACCTACATGTCAGCGGACGACCTGAGGATAAACCTGTGGAATTTTGAAATCACAAATCAAAGTTTTA ACATCGTGGACATCAAACCGGCCAACATGGAGGAGCTGACGGAGGTGATCACGGCGGCCGAGTTCCACCCGCACCACTGCAACACCTTCGtgtacagcagcagcaagggcaCCATCCGCCTGTGCGACATGCGCACCGCGGCCCTGTGCGACCGCCACGCCAAGT TTTTTGAAGAGCCTGAAGACCCAAGTAACCGgtcatttttttctgagatcATCTCCTCAATCTCTGATGTCAAATTCAGCCACAGTGGAAGGTACATCATGACCCGGGACTACCTCACTGTCAAGGTGTGGGACTTGAACATGGAGAACCGGCCCATTGAGACCTACCAG GTCCACGACTACCTGCGCAGCAAGCTCTGCTCGCTCTACGAGAACGACTGCATCTTTGACAAGTTTGAGTGCGTCTGGAACGGGTCTGACAG TGTCATCATGACCGGCTCCTACAACAACTTCTTCCGCATGTTCGACCGCAACACCAAGCGCGATGTGACGCTGGAGGCGTCGCGGGAGAACAGCAAGCCCCGTGCCATCCTCAAACCCCGCAAGGTCTGCGTGGGTGGAAAGCGCAGGAAAGACGAGATCAGTGTGGACAGTCTGGACTTTAGCAAAAAGATCCTGCACACAGCTTGGCACCCCTCTGAGAACATCATCGCTGTGGCAGCCACGAACAACCTGTACATATTCCAGGACAAGGTTAACTAG